Proteins encoded together in one Penicillium digitatum chromosome 1, complete sequence window:
- a CDS encoding Ankyrin repeat-containing domain gives MDPISITGLVIEVSHVLSSLIRYAKTVQTAKSEVRKLSEELFALKGILEHLTAQMNDTPIWEKSETSPFDRDVMARVLHTTNEFLQSLLMDLEAAETKFKRLKQNLKWPFTQTQVSEHLVRLERVKSWLILVLIADHKSVDREMQHEIRDLTNTLKEDLQIRAQERNQYANRELLQWIAPVNPESSHLRASKRHKIGTGRWFVDGHLKTFLNQDENRAFFLWGKSGTGKSTLFAQVADELTYMASQGQSMCVAYFYCTISDFASQNARNVLGSLVAQLSSTIPSILDEIRSVYKKGPKNQAHRFPIELSVLEAAIATSASEKTKIVLLVDAINESHDMQLLEASLLRLASLSTNIRVLLTTTSTMSSIKHPYVYVLNISGKSRGDIGTFVKHRLQTDSTLRNLAPEFQAEIEFTLLRNADGSFRWVQLSLDNLSTQRSVRAMRQALKTLPGTLRETYANMLERIAPDDWKIVHEALFWLSFTKRPLTLRSLNEIVAMDETSITLEKDMMLVPPHILLEICQGLITEDKDGNLNLAHASVKDFLTSDWIRSSRVQFFALDPTTADLKAMHSCLTYLCLDNFAQGYLTSPDNPAKVRENHPFMNYATNFWPQHAAACGFGGPEHEMIHRFFATRSLPGRGNYGAWMQALLQTSAESNRSDTVAIDGTHPLYYAASFGMIPVVQSILATEPDIDINAPGGRIGATPVWIASLRFNFEVVDILLRAGANPSIRDPGSGLNVLDLLRMVPTRHRSYHGLRPILDRPAPWKDQWKGQGGDQCILSEIA, from the exons ATGGACCCGATTTCTATCACCGGTCTTGTAATAGAGGTCAGCCATGTGCTATCGAGCCTGATCAGATATGCCAAAACGGTGCAGACGGCGAAGTCCGAAGTGCGAAAACTCAGCGAAGAGCTCTTTGCTTTAAAGGGGATCTTGGAGCACCTGACGGCCCAGATGAATGATACCCCTATATGGGAGAAATCAGAAACAAGCCCGTTTGACCGCGATGTCATGGCGAGAGTGTTGCATACAACAAATGAGTTCCTCCAATCCTTACTCATGGACTTGGAAGCAGCGGAGACCAAGTTCAAGCGCCTCAAGCAAAATCTGAAATGGCCCTTTACTCAGACGCAAGTCAGTGAGCATCTGGTCCGCCTAGAAAGAGTCAAATCCTGGTTGATACTAGTTCTCATTGCAGACCATAAATCTGTGGATCGGGAGATGCAGCATGAGATTCGTGATCTGACAAACACATTGAAGGAAGACTTACAGATTCGAGCTCAAGAGCGGAATCAATATGCTAACAGAGAGCTCCTGCAATGGATAGCTCCTGTGAACCCCGAAAGCTCTCATCTACGAGCGTCAAAAAGACATAAAATTGGGACTGGTAGATGGTTTGTCGATGGTCATTTAAAGACGTTTCTCAACCAAGACGAAAATCGGGCTTTCTTCCTCTGGGGAAAAT CCGGAACTGGAAAATCTACACTGTT TGCGCAAGTTGCCGACGAACTTACTTATATGGCTTCTCAGGGCCAATCCATGTGTGTCGCTTATTTCTATTGTACAATCAGCGATTTTGCATCTCAGAACGCAAGAAATGTTCTAGGATCACTTGTGGCACAGCTGTCGAGCACAATTCCTTCAATCTTGGATGAGATTCGCTCTGTATACAAGAAAGGTCCAAAGAATCAAGCGCACAGGTTCCCTATCGAATTATCTGTTCTCGAAGCAGCCATCGCCACGTCTGCTTCTGAAAAGACAAAAATCGTCCTTCTGGTTGATGCAATCAACGAAAGCCATGACATGCAACTTCTTGAAGCATCTCTTCTCAGGCTTGCCAGCCTATCCACGAACATCCGTGTGCTTCTAACCACGACAAGCACCATGAGTTCCATCAAGCACCCCTATGTATATGTCTTAAACATAAGCGGAAAATCGCGAGGGGACATTGGTACCTTTGTCAAACACCGACTCCAGACTGATAGTACGTTGAGAAATTTGGCACCAGAATTCCAAGCGGAGATTGAATTTACTCTTCTTCGAAATGCCGATGGATC ATTCCGCTGGGTCCAGCTCTCATTGGACAACCTGAGCACGCAGCGATCTGTGAGAGCGATGCGACAGGCCCTGAAAACCCTCCCAGGGACCTTGCGCGAAACATATGCAAACATGTTGGAAAGAATTGCTCCTGATGATTGGAAGATTGTTCACGAGGCCCTCTTTTGGCTCAGTTTCACCAAACGGCCTCTTACCTTGAGGAGTCTCAACGAAATTGTGGCTATGGACGAGACAAGCATAACACTTGAGAAGGACATGATGCTTGTCCCTCCACACATTCTTCTTGAAATTTGCCAAGGGCTCATCACCGAAGACAAAGATGGTAATCTCAATCTGGCGCATGCGTCTGTTAAGGATTTTCTGACATCTGATTGGATTCGGTCATCTCGAGTCCAATTTTTTGCCCTGGATCCTACAACTGCAGACCTGAAAGCCATGCACAGTTGTCTCACGTACCTGTGCCTCGACAATTTCGCACAGGGATACCTAACAAGTCCCGACAACCCAGCCAAAGTACGAGAAAATCATCCCTTCATGAATTATGCCACAAACTTCTGGCCCCAACATGCTGCTGCTTGCGGCTTTGGGGGCCCCGAGCATGAAATGATCCATAGATTCTTTGCCACAAGGTCTCTTCCCGGTCGGGGCAATTATGGCGCATGGATGCAGGCGTTGTTGCAGACAAGCGCCGAGTCAAATAGGAGTGATACAGTGGCCATTGACGGGACGCATCCTCTATACTACGCCGCCTCGTTTGGTATGATTCCAGTCGTCCAGTCTATTCTCGCAACCGAGCCAGACATCGATATCAATGCCCCTGGTGGACGGATTGGGGCCACACCGGTGTGGATTGCTAGTCTTCGCTTCAACTTTGAGGTCGTGGATATCCTCCTGCGTGCTGGAGCTAATCCATCTATCCGGGATCCAGGTAGCGGGCTTAATGTGCTTGATCTTTTGAGGATGGTGCCGACCCGTCATCGAAGCTACCATGGCCTTCGTCCCATTTTGGACCGCCCAGCACCTTGGAAGGATCAGTGGAAAGGACAAGGTGGAGACCAGTGCATTTTGTCGGAAATTGCTTAG
- a CDS encoding Protein kinase, putative: MPVDMSMVPYNGGNLDVVLRHNDSVVVFDRASQQLVLRNTSDEDIDNMELANCPFCHRSMRDSSRERHCGDSEPEGEFINPNYFRMLNNSLPSSATSSTPPSPSQRLVQPAFPRGPINNRPVQPASSPQPSPQGISSAAFSPDYFKRFFTEERVLGKGGKGVVLLVKHVLDSVSLGYYACKRVPVGDDHEWLEKVLGEVQLLQHLSHQNLVSYRHVWLENAKITTFGPSVPCAFILQQYCNAGDLHDYICGPVQTSTTAEQLKDRLRRKSKGEPEPRNKLRGARTLQLDEIYSFFRDITSGLRYLHANGYIHRDLKPHNCLLHETSDGIRVLVSDFGEVQSQNSMRKSTGATGTLSYCAPEVLRQEFPDGPFGNFTFKSDIFSLGMILYFLCFGALPYANADLINEEKEDLDQLRAEITSWAGFDHARAIRSDLPEKLYKFLERLLSVDPSRRPSADEVLNGIQVGANPKENFRFRKASLGGSDVPGARIRPLDSQQPPVERSLSPTKTMRRNPKSFHRDSLSDSSHFRSNAAPVSETNPEEGPSASLDQEMIVRKRYTTSSSSSPAQPPHESSSPFDPQPQPQSILQQHLLPPPPSRFPILNYLESWNLFQVLPITLFLVKITTLLHPCSPLAVNPWILYPLLLSAAFTLRARSIQTQTLAVFLHLLVVSLCFRLGALCIWHRNSGMKL; encoded by the exons ATGCCCGTCGACATGTCTATGGTCCCTTACAATGGGGGAAACCTTGACGTTGTTTT GCGGCATAATGACTCGGTGGTTGTCTTTGACCGTGCTTCTCAGCAGCTCGTTCTCCGCAATACGTCAGACGAAGACATTGACAACATGGAGCTAGCCAACTGCCCATTCTGCCATCGCTCAATGCGTGATAGTAGTAGAGAACGACACTGTGGGGATTCTGAACCTGAAGGCGAATTCATTAACCCAAACTACTTTCGCATGCTCAACAACAGTCTCCCCAGTTCCGCAACATCCTCGACACCTCCTTCTCCAAGCCAACGCCTTGTTCAGCCCGCTTTCCCACGGGGGCCTATCAATAACAGGCCCGTCCAACCTGCCTCATCACCACAGCCATCGCCACAGGGAATATCCTCTGCAGCATTCAGTCCAGACTACTTCAAGAGGTTCTTCACGGAGGAACGAGTGTTGGGGAAAGGTGGAAAAGGGGTGGTGCTACTAGTGAAGCACGTCCTCGATAGTGTGTCTCTTGGTTACTATGCCTGCAAGCGTGTCCCCGTTGGCGACGATCATGAGTGGCTGGAAAAGGTCCTGGGCGAAGTGCAACTGTTACAGCATCTCTCGCACCAGAATCTTGTCTCGTACCGCCATGTGTGGCTGGAAAATGCGAAAATAACCACCTTCGGCCCTAGTGTACCCTGCGCATTTATTCTACAGCAATACTGCAATGCCGGCGATTTACACGATTACATATGTGGCCCTGTGCAAACCTCCACCACTGCAGAGCAATTGAAGGACCGCCTTCGCCGCAAATCCAAAGGCGAACCGGAGCCTCGAAACAAACTTAGGGGAGCGCGCACGCTTCAGCTAGACGAAATCTATTCTTTCTTTCGTGACATCACTTCTGGACTTCGTTATCTTCACGCCAATGGGTACATCCATCGTGATCTGAAACCACACAACTGCTTGCTTCACGAGACAAGTGATGGCATTAGAGTTTTGGTCAGCGATTTCGGTGAGGTGCAGTCTCAAAATTCAATGCGCAAATCAACTGGTGCAACCGGTACTCTTTCATATTGTGCACCTGAAGTTCTTCGTCAAGAATTTCCTGACGGACCATTCGGCAATTTTACGTTCAAATCCGACATTTTCTCCCTCGGAATGATCCTTTACTTTCTATGTTTTGGAGCTCTTCCATATGCAAATGCCGACCTCATCaacgaagaaaaagaggacTTGGATCAGCTCCGTGCAGAGATCACCAGCTGGGCTGGATTTGATCACGCACGAGCTATCCGCTCCGATCTACCTGAAAAACTGTACAAGTTCCTAGAGCGCTTGCTCTCGGTTGATCCCAGCCGACGACCTTCAGCCGACGAAGTGCTAAATGGCATCCAAGTCGGTGCCAATCCAAAGGAAAACTTTCGGTTCCGAAAAGCCAGCTTGGGAGGCTCCGACGTTCCCGGGGCTCGAATCCGCCCATTGGATAGCCAGCAGCCACCAGTAGAACGATCACTCTCTCCTACCAAAACTATGCGTCGAAATCCAAAATCTTTCCATCGTGACTCGCTGTCTGACTCCAGTCATTTCCGAAGCAATGCGGCGCCTGTGTCTGAGACTAATCCAGAGGAGGGCCCTTCTGCTAGCTTAGATCAAGAAATGATCGTCCGGAAGCGTTACACTACTtcctcatcgtcatctccagCCCAACCTCCTCATGAATCATCATCGCCCTTTGATCCAcagcctcagcctcaatcaatCCTTCAACAGCATCTTCTCCCACCCCCGCCGAGCCGATTCCCCATCCTTAATTACCTGGAATCTTGGAACCTGTTTCAAGTCTTACCAATCACACTCTTCCTCGTCAAGATCACAACCCTTCTTCATCCATGTTCACCGCTGGCCGTCAACCCCTGGATCCTTTACCCTCTCCTCCTCTCTGCGGCATTTACTTTAAGAGCCCGTAGCATTCAAACTCAGACCCTTGCCGTCTTTTTACACCTTCTGGTTGTAAGCCTGTGCTTTCGTCTAGGCGCCCTGTGTATCTGGCACAGAAATTCGGGGATGAAACTATGA
- a CDS encoding Fungal transcriptional regulatory protein, N-terminal: MVIGLDLSAVDSHRSPEARIASLALDFMARKVAERQAAFSSDEAVFMDILMDILMDIPRVSPELPYMKSMSEMIDGSETLDWLF, encoded by the exons ATGGTCATCGGTCTGGATCTATCC GCTGTTGATAGCCATCGTTCGCCAGAAGCTCGCATTGCGTCGCTGGCCTTGGACTTTATGGCCCGTAAAGTGGCTGAGCGTCAGGCTGCTTTCTCGTCCGATGAGGCTGTGTTTATGGATATTCTTATGGATATTCTTATGGATATTCCTCGAGTGAGCCCGGAACTACCCTATATGAAGTCGATGTCAGAGATGATTGATGGGTCTGAGACACTAGACTGG CTCTTTTAG
- a CDS encoding Prefoldin encodes MGVPNPNLDALEEQRLALEENILQLQKSLYHWRTWEAEYDGLREEISNLEDDATKDEFLAVALEFGGTLVDQKEMQTILGSKGVMRSRGQVVDLLGRRIDYVQQNVATMEKRILKAQNELDALVLDDQPPLQDGAEFPMQEIMEELDEEGNIVSSKINTPGNDASELLDVLKKAGVNDIPETSAPENTAAILADVEREGAVGEPVNSDAVDQQNCLLNGDNATTELNGPSLKFSQPQSVVTAEDRMQPPVTDVNESAEEARLRREMLDYGINEVGAIVAELEMDESGSEISFDEDYDYDYDEEENEDEHGRSHTHLTAEYHQQMMELEAKLNARGLMNMGKDTTTFPEEVQQEIAEPAKVETLTTEKKPKKRVAFADALDIAPAPAPPITTQKAHAPQAEPQVLADSIVERSSRAPESPTATPAVPKKTSRFKSARAATPGSTASEYVAPRATIAIPSIVTESRLRKQANTAPSVVPPVLFPATPTEPKPFSVPISDIVEKPSAPQFPHDRTLAEKVFERQIKTGTAVAPELDHYDEELHQKQIASEFFNMQRRLNGTSKDGEEQDLLPPEEAEPKRVSKFKASRMG; translated from the coding sequence ATGGGAGTACCGAACCCCAATCTTGACGCTCTCGAGGAGCAGCGCCTCGCGCTCGAAGAAAACATCCTCCAACTTCAAAAATCGCTCTACCACTGGCGAACCTGGGAAGCAGAATACGATGGACTCCGCGAGGAGATCAGCAACCTAGAAGACGATGCCACCAAAGACGAATTTCTTGCCGTGGCTCTGGAATTTGGCGGCACACTAGTGGATCAGAAGGAAATGCAGACAATACTTGGTTCGAAAGGCGTGATGCGGTCTCGCGGGCAAGTGGTTGATCTTCTCGGAAGACGCATCGACTACGTGCAGCAGAACGTTGCGACTATGGAGAAGAGGATCCTGAAGGCCCAAAATGAGCTGGACGCTCTGGTCCTGGATGATCAGCCGCCGCTGCAGGATGGGGCGGAATTCCCGATGCAGGAAATCATGGAGGAGCTTGATGAGGAGGGAAACATTGTCTCGAGCAAGATCAACACGCCTGGTAATGACGCTTCGGAATTGCTAGATGTGCTGAAGAAGGCTGGTGTCAACGACATCCCGGAGACGAGTGCGCCGGAGAATACTGCTGCAATTCTCGCCGATGTTGAACGTGAAGGCGCGGTGGGTGAGCCGGTCAACTCGGATGCTGTAGATCAGCAAAATTGTTTGTTGAATGGCGACAATGCAACCACAGAGCTAAATGGCCCGTCTTTGAAATTCTCTCAGCCCCAGTCTGTGGTAACTGCCGAAGATCGCATGCAGCCACCTGTGACGGATGTGAATGAATCCGCGGAAGAAGCAAGACTTCGCCGGGAAATGCTCGATTATGGAATCAACGAGGTAGGGGCTATTGTGGCAGAGTTAGAAATGGATGAGTCCGGAAGTGAAATTTCCTTTGACGAGGACTACGATTACGACTacgacgaggaggaaaaCGAAGACGAACATGGCCGCTCTCACACCCACCTTACGGCGGAATACCACCAGCAGATGATGGAGTTGGAAGCCAAGCTCAATGCCCGAGGTCTGATGAACATGGGCAAGGATACTACGACGTTCCCCGAGGAAGTGCAGCAAGAGATTGCGGAACCTGCTAAAGTTGAAACTCTCACCACAGAGAAGAAGCCTAAGAAACGGGTAGCGTTCGCCGATGCACTTGATATAGCACCAGCTCCCGCGCCCCCGATCACTACCCAGAAGGCTCATGCCCCACAGGCCGAGCCCCAGGTGCTCGCTGATTCCATTGTCGAACGGAGCAGCCGTGCCCCAGAGTCCCCCACAGCCACCCCCGCTGTTCCCAAGAAGACTTCCCGGTTCAAAAGTGCTCGAGCCGCTACTCCAGGTAGTACCGCTAGTGAATATGTTGCTCCCCGGGCAACAATCGCCATTCCATCAATCGTCACCGAATCCCGCCTTCGCAAACAAGCCAACACTGCTCCATCTGTGGTGCCGCCTGTGCTCTTCCCCGCGACGCCAACAGAGCCCAAACCCTTCTCCGTGCCGATCTCTGACATCGTTGAGAAACCTTCTGCGCCTCAATTTCCACATGATCGAACTCTGGCTGAAAAGGTCTTTGAGCGACAGATCAAAACAGGGACTGCAGTGGCTCCTGAATTGGACCACTACGATGAAGAGCTTCATCAGAAGCAGATTGCATCGGAGTTCTTCAATATGCAAAGACGCCTGAACGGCACATCTAAAGATGGCGAGGAACAGGATCTGCTCCCTCCTGAGGAAGCTGAACCCAAACGAGTGAGCAAGTTCAAAGCTTCACGAATGGGATAG
- a CDS encoding CDK-activating kinase assembly factor MAT1 — protein MASDAASRRDEDEVCPVCKSSRYLNPDMRFLINPECYHKMCESCVDRIFSSGPANCPVAGCRKTLRKNRFRKQTFEDIGVEREVDIRRRVMHILNRREEEFDSKRAYDDFLEQREDIIANLVSRIDVAKTEAQLQKYAAENMQSIRKNQAIEAEEASSFQARMTLEQEEARLRRQAVRQEYETERREIQAGREDFLSRLASGSSTDAAAIAREGHKVLLKKSSARRSEEERIRQKQAALRSEIKRGTNLSTVEHAGAVDTGFVKGLRKIKTPEPEKPYDPFMGYVPDKRDYYSLQSYYPSQYLDPIRNDARMLAGGYDLREYYSRTLLEAFAGLSCFVGEEISQRDAAKISKSTATEGATMAVEGGENTA, from the exons ATGGCCTCTGATGCGGCTTCTCGCCGTGATGAAGACG AAGTTTGCCCTGTCTGCAAATCGTCGCGATACCTGAACCCGGACATGCGCTTTCTCATCAACCCCGAATGTTACCATAAGATGTGCGAGTCGTGCGTAGACCGCATTTTTTCATCCGGTCCTGCAAACTGTCCGGTGGCTGGATGTCGCAAGACACTACGTAAAAACCGGTTCCGCAAGCAGACATTCGAAGATATCGGGGTGGAGAGAGAAGTAGATATCCGGCGGCGTGTAATGCACAT TCTCAACCGCCGGGAAGAAGAGTTCGACTCAAAACGAGCATATGACGACTTCCTCGAGCAACGAGAGGACATTATCGCGAATCTAGTAAGCCGGATCGACGTGGCGAAAACCGAAGCCCAGCTCCAAAAATACGCAGCAGAAAACATGCAATCAATTCGCAAAAACCAAGCCATAGAAGCCGAGGAAGCCTCCTCCTTCCAAGCCCGCATGACCCtcgaacaagaagaagcccgACTCCGCCGCCAAGCAGTCCGCCAGGAATACGAGACCGAGCGACGCGAGATCCAAGCCGGACGCGAAGATTTCCTCTCAAGACTCGCCTCCGGCTCATCGACCGATGCCGCGGCCATTGCGCGCGAAGGACACAAGGTGCTGCTCAAGAAGTCGTCCGCGCGCCGCAGCGAGGAAGAACGAATTCGACAGAAACAGGCTGCGCTACGGTCGGAGATCAAACGCGGGACGAATCTTTCCACGGTGGAGCATGCTGGTGCGGTGGATACGGGGTTTGTCAAAGGTCTGCGCAAGATCAAAACGCCCGAGCCGGAGAAACCGTACGACCCGTTTATGGGCTATGTGCCCGACAAGCGCGACTACTATTCTCTCCAGTCGTATTATCCGTCGCAGTATCTTGATCCTATTCGCAATGATGCGCGCATGCTGGCTGGTGGTTATGATTTGCGTGAATACTACTCGCGTACCCTGCTTGAGGCTTTTGCTGGGTTGAGCTGCTTTGTCGGAGAAGAAATCTCACAGCGAGATGCTGCTAAAATTTCGAAGTCCACAGCTACAGAGGGTGCGACTATGGCTGTGGAGGGTGGAGAGAACACTGCCTGA